A portion of the Lysinibacillus timonensis genome contains these proteins:
- a CDS encoding Nif3-like dinuclear metal center hexameric protein, protein MKMPNGNEIIQLFESWSPKKIACMENDPIGLAIGTLNKTITKVLVTLDVNDEIAEEAIIKGCQLIIAHHPPIFRKLSNLRTDTPAGKLYEKLIKHDIAVYAAHTNLDVAEGGVNDLLADALELENRQILEQTYSENLMKLAVFVPDGHADSVRSALAKAGAGHIGNYEACSFSSNGQGRFRALGGANPYIGEVGEMEITEEVKIEVVFPSSMKNKILKAMLNAHPYEEPAYDFYTMAVETNQMGLGRVGTLKQPMTLEQFAEYVKTKLDVPAVRVVGELQTEIQKIAVVGGDGNSYIYTANMAGADVFVTGDIKFHVAQDAQNLGLNIIDPGHHVEKVMIKGVAEKMTQLCKVKKLNVEFVQSEIHTEPFQFI, encoded by the coding sequence GTGAAGATGCCTAATGGTAATGAAATTATTCAGTTATTTGAAAGCTGGTCTCCAAAAAAAATTGCTTGTATGGAAAATGATCCAATTGGTTTAGCTATTGGTACTTTAAACAAAACAATTACAAAGGTACTTGTGACATTAGATGTAAATGACGAAATTGCAGAAGAAGCAATAATAAAGGGGTGTCAGTTAATCATTGCACATCATCCCCCTATTTTCCGTAAATTATCAAATTTAAGAACGGATACACCAGCCGGAAAGCTATATGAAAAACTCATTAAACATGATATTGCCGTATATGCAGCACATACAAATTTAGATGTTGCAGAAGGTGGTGTAAATGATCTATTGGCCGATGCTTTAGAATTGGAAAATAGGCAGATTTTAGAGCAAACGTATAGTGAGAACTTAATGAAGCTTGCCGTATTTGTTCCTGATGGACATGCAGATTCAGTTCGCTCTGCACTTGCGAAAGCTGGAGCAGGACATATTGGGAATTATGAAGCTTGTAGTTTTTCTAGTAATGGACAAGGTCGATTCCGTGCACTTGGTGGAGCGAACCCATATATTGGTGAAGTGGGCGAAATGGAAATAACAGAAGAAGTGAAGATTGAGGTAGTATTTCCTTCTTCAATGAAGAATAAAATACTTAAAGCAATGTTGAATGCTCACCCTTATGAAGAGCCTGCATACGACTTTTACACAATGGCAGTTGAAACGAATCAAATGGGTTTAGGTCGCGTTGGAACATTAAAACAACCGATGACATTGGAGCAGTTTGCGGAGTATGTAAAAACGAAATTGGATGTTCCAGCAGTACGAGTTGTTGGTGAATTACAAACAGAAATCCAAAAGATTGCAGTTGTTGGTGGCGACGGAAATTCGTATATTTATACTGCAAACATGGCAGGTGCAGATGTTTTTGTAACAGGGGACATTAAGTTCCATGTAGCACAAGACGCCCAAAATTTAGGATTAAATATAATAGACCCTGGTCATCATGTTGAAAAAGTTATGATTAAAGGTGTTGCCGAAAAAATGACACAGCTATGCAAAGTCAAAAAACTGAATGTTGAATTTGTTCAATCTGAAATTCATACAGAGCCGTTTCAATTTATTTAA
- the cccA gene encoding cytochrome c550, with protein MKNNPIIPYILIMAFGIGLIFFMSMEGVGNQEEIASGGEHAEEGATAEGGAAIDGEAIVQSSCIGCHGGDLTGGMGPDLHGITDVEHIKNVVMNGQGGMPAVITDEAEAQAVADYISTLK; from the coding sequence ATGAAAAACAATCCAATTATTCCTTATATCCTAATCATGGCATTTGGTATCGGACTTATCTTCTTTATGTCTATGGAAGGCGTAGGTAACCAAGAGGAAATAGCAAGCGGTGGAGAACATGCTGAAGAAGGCGCTACTGCTGAAGGCGGTGCAGCAATCGACGGTGAAGCTATCGTTCAAAGTTCTTGTATTGGCTGTCACGGTGGTGACTTAACTGGTGGTATGGGTCCTGACTTACACGGAATTACTGATGTAGAACACATTAAAAACGTTGTAATGAATGGTCAAGGTGGAATGCCTGCAGTAATCACAGATGAAGCAGAAGCACAAGCTGTAGCTGATTATATCTCTACATTAAAATAA
- a CDS encoding acyl-CoA dehydrogenase family protein: MNFDLSSEQNMLLKMIKDFADEVVAPGAIERDRTKTFPLEVFKQLADMGIMGLPFPEEYGGAGADTISFAIVTEELSRACASTGITYSAHISLGGAPIHLFGNKKQKETYLTPICTGESFGAFGLTEPNAGSDAGGTETRAQLKDGYYTINGTKIFITNASFAKHLALTAITGQQNGKKEISAIIVPTDCKGFSIKSEYDKMGLNASDTTELILEDVRVPEDHLLGKKGNGFKQFLMTLDGGRIGIAAMAVGIAQAAYNKALQYSKQRKQFGKTLATFQVTQFKLAEMALKIELARNMVYKASWLKDMERPFSTEAAMAKLYASKVAMEIADEAIQIHGGYGYMKEYEVERYLRDAKLLEIGEGTSEIQKLIIARKILSD; this comes from the coding sequence ATGAATTTTGATTTATCGTCAGAGCAAAATATGTTATTAAAAATGATTAAAGATTTTGCGGACGAAGTAGTTGCTCCAGGTGCAATTGAAAGAGATCGAACTAAGACATTTCCCTTAGAAGTGTTTAAACAATTAGCAGATATGGGGATTATGGGCTTACCTTTCCCAGAAGAATACGGAGGAGCAGGTGCAGATACAATTAGTTTTGCCATAGTTACCGAAGAGTTGAGTAGAGCATGTGCATCAACAGGTATCACCTATTCTGCACATATATCATTAGGTGGTGCTCCAATACATCTTTTTGGTAACAAGAAACAAAAGGAGACCTATTTAACACCAATATGTACTGGAGAGTCATTTGGAGCTTTTGGGCTTACAGAACCGAATGCAGGATCAGATGCAGGTGGTACTGAAACGAGAGCACAACTGAAAGATGGTTATTACACAATCAATGGAACGAAAATTTTTATTACAAATGCAAGTTTCGCAAAGCATTTAGCGTTAACTGCCATTACCGGACAACAAAATGGGAAAAAAGAAATTAGTGCCATTATCGTACCAACAGATTGTAAAGGTTTCTCAATTAAATCTGAATACGATAAAATGGGATTAAATGCATCAGATACTACTGAGTTAATACTAGAAGATGTTCGGGTGCCTGAAGATCACTTGCTTGGAAAGAAGGGTAACGGCTTCAAGCAATTTTTAATGACACTCGATGGTGGTCGCATTGGAATCGCAGCGATGGCGGTTGGTATAGCGCAAGCTGCATATAATAAAGCGCTTCAATATTCAAAACAACGTAAACAATTTGGTAAAACGTTAGCAACATTCCAAGTAACGCAATTTAAACTAGCTGAAATGGCTTTGAAAATTGAACTTGCAAGAAATATGGTTTATAAAGCATCTTGGTTAAAGGACATGGAGAGACCTTTTAGTACAGAGGCTGCAATGGCAAAATTATATGCATCAAAAGTTGCTATGGAAATCGCTGATGAGGCAATACAAATTCATGGTGGTTATGGGTATATGAAAGAGTACGAAGTGGAAAGATATTTAAGAGATGCTAAACTGTTAGAGATTGGGGAAGGTACGTCAGAGATTCAAAAATTAATTATAGCGAGGAAAATATTAAGTGACTAA
- a CDS encoding helix-turn-helix transcriptional regulator, with translation MSPIELNKRQDTILQIVKENGPITGEQIAERLNLTRATLRPDLAILTMAGFLDARPRVGYFYSGKKATASLTDSMMNLKVKDFQSVPVVVSENMTVYDAIVHMFLEDVGTLFVVDADLFLQGVLSRKDLLRTSIGTQDLNNIPVHIIMTRMPNIVYCKKTDTLIVAANKLIERQVDSLPVVNEKEGGLEIVGRLTKTNITKAFISLAETHDL, from the coding sequence GTGAGTCCAATAGAACTCAATAAACGTCAGGACACTATTCTGCAGATCGTTAAGGAGAATGGCCCGATTACTGGAGAACAAATTGCTGAACGACTTAATCTTACTAGAGCGACTTTGAGACCAGATTTAGCTATTTTAACGATGGCTGGTTTTTTAGATGCTAGACCACGTGTAGGGTATTTTTATTCAGGCAAGAAAGCAACGGCTAGTCTTACTGATTCAATGATGAATTTAAAGGTGAAGGATTTCCAATCAGTTCCAGTTGTAGTCTCCGAAAACATGACCGTTTATGATGCAATTGTACATATGTTTTTAGAAGATGTGGGAACTTTATTTGTTGTAGATGCAGATTTGTTTTTACAAGGTGTTCTCTCAAGAAAGGACTTGTTAAGGACAAGTATTGGTACTCAAGATTTAAACAATATACCTGTTCATATAATTATGACTCGAATGCCCAATATTGTTTATTGTAAAAAAACTGACACCTTAATTGTGGCAGCAAATAAATTAATTGAGAGACAAGTCGATTCACTTCCGGTAGTTAATGAAAAGGAAGGTGGATTAGAAATTGTTGGAAGACTTACAAAAACGAATATAACTAAAGCGTTTATATCTTTAGCTGAAACTCATGATTTATAA
- a CDS encoding glycine--tRNA ligase has protein sequence MATKSMETIVALAKHRGFVFPGSEIYGGLANTWDYGPLGVELKNNVKKAWWQKFVQESQYNVGLDAAILMNPRAWVASGHVGNFNDPMIDCKSCKARHRADKLIEEASLEKTGTEIVVDGMSFDQMKAKMEELEVTCPDCGKNDFTDIRQFNLMFKTFQGVTESSSNEIYLRPETAQGIFVNFKNVQRSMRKRVPFGIAQVGKSFRNEITPGNFTFRTREFEQMELEFFCKPGEDLEWQNYWKEFCKNWLLNLGIKEESIRLRDHGEEELSHYSNATTDIEFKFPFGWGELWGIADRTDYDLKQHMEHSGEDFTYIDPVSNERYVPYCIEPSLGADRVTLAFLCDAYDEEELEGGDVRNVLRFHPALAPFKAAVLPLSKKLADDASDVWAELRKSFPVDYDESQSIGKRYRRQDEIGTPFCITYDFDSKEDGQVTVRHRDSMEQVRMPISEVKAYIEKYLQF, from the coding sequence ATGGCAACAAAATCAATGGAAACAATCGTAGCTCTAGCAAAGCATCGTGGATTTGTATTCCCGGGCTCTGAAATTTATGGAGGACTAGCAAATACATGGGATTACGGTCCACTAGGTGTTGAGCTAAAAAACAACGTAAAAAAGGCATGGTGGCAAAAGTTTGTACAAGAGTCTCAATATAATGTTGGTCTAGATGCTGCTATTTTAATGAACCCACGTGCATGGGTTGCTTCTGGACATGTTGGCAACTTCAACGATCCAATGATTGATTGTAAATCTTGTAAAGCTAGACATCGTGCAGATAAATTAATTGAAGAAGCTTCTTTAGAGAAAACAGGTACGGAAATCGTAGTTGATGGAATGAGCTTTGATCAAATGAAAGCTAAGATGGAAGAATTAGAAGTAACTTGTCCTGACTGTGGCAAAAATGACTTCACAGACATTCGTCAATTTAACTTAATGTTTAAAACGTTCCAAGGTGTAACAGAATCTTCATCAAACGAAATCTATCTTCGCCCGGAAACAGCTCAAGGAATTTTTGTTAACTTTAAAAACGTACAACGCTCAATGCGTAAACGAGTACCATTTGGTATTGCCCAAGTTGGTAAATCATTCCGTAATGAAATTACACCAGGTAACTTCACTTTCCGTACACGCGAGTTTGAGCAAATGGAACTAGAATTCTTCTGTAAACCTGGTGAAGACTTAGAATGGCAAAATTATTGGAAAGAATTTTGTAAAAACTGGTTGTTAAATTTAGGTATTAAAGAAGAAAGCATTCGCCTTCGTGATCACGGTGAAGAAGAATTATCCCACTATTCCAACGCAACAACAGATATCGAATTTAAATTCCCATTTGGTTGGGGTGAACTTTGGGGTATTGCTGACCGTACAGATTACGACTTAAAACAACATATGGAGCACTCAGGCGAAGATTTCACTTACATTGATCCTGTATCAAATGAACGTTACGTTCCTTATTGTATTGAACCATCATTAGGTGCAGACCGTGTAACTTTAGCATTTTTATGCGATGCTTATGATGAGGAAGAACTAGAAGGCGGCGATGTTCGAAATGTACTTCGTTTCCACCCAGCTTTAGCTCCTTTTAAAGCGGCTGTTTTACCTTTATCTAAAAAACTAGCCGACGATGCATCAGATGTTTGGGCTGAATTACGCAAATCATTCCCAGTTGACTATGATGAATCTCAATCAATCGGTAAACGTTACCGTCGTCAAGATGAAATTGGTACGCCATTCTGTATCACATACGATTTCGATTCAAAAGAAGACGGCCAAGTAACAGTTCGTCACCGTGATTCTATGGAGCAGGTCCGTATGCCTATTTCAGAAGTAAAAGCTTATATTGAAAAGTATTTACAATTCTAA
- a CDS encoding pyruvate, water dikinase regulatory protein, which produces MDNLKVYVVSDSVGETGEQVVKAAITQFRPNFENTIIRKFPHINSFDHVDKIVEIAKEQNALIVFTLVEEKMRQYLMDLCNQHDITAFDLMGPLIDLFESKTNQKPNEEAGLVHRLDDEYFKKIEAVEFAVKYDDGRDPRGLLLADVVLVGVSRTSKTPLSQYLAHKRYKVANVPLVPEINPPEELYHVDPKKCFGLVISPEKLNVIRKERLKALGLNDDANYAQRSRIEEELKHFNKIVNQLGCDVIDVTNKAVEETANVIIQRIEQGNNLKPPLNQ; this is translated from the coding sequence TTGGATAATTTAAAAGTATACGTAGTATCAGATTCTGTTGGTGAAACTGGTGAACAAGTAGTGAAGGCTGCTATTACACAATTTAGACCAAATTTTGAGAATACAATCATTCGGAAATTCCCCCACATTAATAGCTTTGATCATGTTGATAAAATTGTCGAAATAGCAAAAGAGCAGAATGCCCTAATTGTTTTTACATTAGTAGAAGAAAAAATGCGCCAATATTTAATGGATTTATGCAACCAACATGATATAACAGCGTTTGATTTAATGGGACCTTTAATAGATTTGTTTGAGAGTAAAACAAATCAAAAGCCGAATGAAGAAGCAGGACTTGTTCATAGACTGGATGATGAATATTTTAAAAAGATTGAAGCTGTTGAATTTGCGGTTAAGTATGATGATGGTCGAGACCCGAGAGGACTATTACTAGCAGATGTTGTACTAGTAGGGGTTTCAAGAACTTCAAAAACCCCGCTATCACAATATTTAGCACATAAACGTTATAAAGTGGCTAATGTACCACTCGTACCCGAGATTAATCCACCTGAAGAGTTATATCATGTAGATCCAAAAAAATGTTTCGGATTGGTCATATCTCCAGAGAAATTAAATGTTATTCGAAAAGAGCGATTAAAAGCATTAGGATTAAATGACGATGCGAATTACGCACAACGATCTAGAATTGAAGAAGAATTAAAACACTTCAATAAAATAGTGAACCAGCTCGGTTGTGACGTAATAGATGTTACTAATAAAGCTGTAGAAGAAACTGCGAATGTGATAATACAAAGAATTGAACAAGGTAATAACCTAAAACCGCCTCTAAATCAATAG
- the recO gene encoding DNA repair protein RecO produces MLHKWEGIVLKSRAYGESNKIVTLLTREAGKVAVMARGAKKPTSRLAGVTQTFMHGMFVCQRTSGMGTLQQGEHISSFRHVQTDIMATAYASYIVELADRLVEEGKPEPFAFDVLLQALNAIEEGYDPEAITLFVDWKLLPYTGVQPILHACASCGSVDGEFAFSFSQGGFLCHRCYHLDPYIIRLTPKQLKLIRMFYMVSIDQVGKLDLKRETKKFIKKIVTTIYEEQTGIRLKSRSFIDQLEKTPELLSRSKKSDDNKEVSD; encoded by the coding sequence TTGTTACATAAATGGGAAGGCATTGTGTTAAAATCCCGTGCATACGGAGAGTCTAATAAAATTGTAACACTATTAACTAGAGAAGCTGGAAAAGTAGCTGTAATGGCAAGAGGTGCTAAAAAGCCAACTAGCCGACTAGCTGGTGTCACTCAAACGTTTATGCATGGTATGTTTGTTTGTCAAAGAACGAGTGGAATGGGCACTTTACAGCAAGGTGAACACATTAGCTCGTTTCGACATGTTCAAACAGATATTATGGCGACTGCATATGCGAGTTATATTGTGGAATTAGCTGATCGTCTTGTTGAAGAAGGAAAACCAGAACCTTTTGCCTTTGATGTTTTACTACAGGCTTTAAATGCAATTGAAGAAGGTTACGATCCTGAGGCTATTACCTTATTTGTAGATTGGAAACTGCTACCGTACACTGGAGTTCAACCAATCTTACATGCTTGTGCTTCGTGTGGATCAGTAGACGGTGAGTTTGCTTTTTCCTTTTCACAGGGTGGTTTTTTATGTCATCGCTGTTATCATTTAGATCCTTATATCATTCGTCTAACTCCAAAACAATTAAAGTTGATTCGTATGTTTTATATGGTGTCGATTGATCAAGTTGGAAAACTCGATTTAAAAAGGGAGACGAAGAAATTTATTAAAAAAATAGTGACAACAATTTATGAAGAACAGACAGGAATTCGATTAAAATCGAGGTCATTTATAGATCAGTTGGAGAAAACGCCCGAATTACTATCGAGGAGCAAAAAATCAGATGATAATAAGGAGGTTAGCGATTAG
- a CDS encoding tRNA (adenine(22)-N(1))-methyltransferase TrmK codes for MNAQKLSKRLEMVASFVPTGAIVADIGSDHAYLPCYLINKKIAKKAIAGEVVKGPFETAVKQVREEGLLHKISVRLADGLEAIDESDKVDTITIAGMGGPLIVSILENNPSALRNVTRLILQPNIHSKVIREWALRNEWAIYDEVILEEDEKIYEVIVLQRGEMQLSEEEILLGKHLLSEKSEIFIKKWTKEIENWKRVLDSLNQAELTPDIVTKRGELLHLISLVEGRVFSEDA; via the coding sequence GTGAATGCACAAAAACTTTCAAAAAGATTAGAAATGGTTGCGTCATTTGTCCCAACAGGAGCAATTGTTGCAGATATAGGTAGTGATCACGCTTATTTACCTTGTTATTTAATAAACAAAAAAATAGCCAAAAAGGCCATTGCTGGTGAAGTAGTAAAAGGGCCCTTTGAAACTGCAGTGAAACAAGTCCGGGAAGAAGGCTTATTGCATAAAATATCCGTAAGACTTGCGGATGGCTTAGAAGCAATCGATGAATCTGATAAAGTAGATACGATTACTATTGCAGGTATGGGTGGCCCATTAATAGTATCTATTTTAGAAAACAATCCTTCTGCACTTAGAAATGTAACACGTTTAATTTTGCAACCAAATATTCATTCAAAAGTTATACGAGAATGGGCTCTCCGAAATGAGTGGGCAATTTATGATGAAGTTATCCTTGAAGAAGATGAAAAAATATATGAAGTAATTGTTTTACAACGTGGAGAAATGCAATTGTCCGAGGAAGAAATATTACTTGGTAAACATCTCCTCTCAGAAAAGTCAGAGATATTTATTAAAAAGTGGACAAAGGAAATTGAAAACTGGAAACGTGTACTAGACTCTCTAAATCAAGCTGAACTAACTCCGGATATTGTGACAAAACGTGGCGAATTACTACATTTAATATCACTTGTAGAAGGGAGAGTATTTAGTGAAGATGCCTAA
- the rpoD gene encoding RNA polymerase sigma factor RpoD: MADKSEHSKEVVSDQKIEEVKKLLQEKAINEHEISMHEISSKLAQFDLENEEIFGFADDLEKHHEVTVNGKEEFEEEALSKQEASEEEFDLNDLSVPPGVKINDPVRMYLKEIGRVDLLTADEEIVLAERIEQGDEEARKRLAEANLRLVVSIAKRYVGRGMLFLDLIQEGNMGLIKAVEKFDYRKGFKFSTYATWWIRQAITRAIADQARTIRIPVHMVETINKLIRVQRQLLQDLGREPTPEEIGEEMDLTPEKVREILKIAQEPVSLETPIGEEDDSHLGDFIEDHEAQSPSDHAAYELLKEQLEDVLDTLTDREENVLRLRFGLDDGRTRTLEEVGKVFGVTRERIRQIEAKALRKLRHPSRSKRLKDFLE; the protein is encoded by the coding sequence ATGGCTGACAAGTCTGAACACTCAAAAGAAGTAGTTAGTGATCAAAAAATAGAAGAAGTGAAAAAGCTTCTCCAAGAGAAAGCAATTAACGAACATGAAATTTCAATGCATGAAATCTCATCTAAACTTGCTCAATTCGATTTAGAAAATGAAGAAATTTTTGGTTTTGCAGATGATTTAGAAAAACACCATGAAGTTACTGTAAATGGTAAAGAAGAATTTGAAGAAGAGGCATTATCTAAACAAGAAGCGAGTGAAGAAGAGTTTGATTTAAACGACCTTAGTGTTCCTCCTGGAGTTAAAATAAACGACCCTGTAAGAATGTATCTAAAAGAAATAGGTAGAGTAGACTTATTAACTGCTGATGAAGAAATTGTATTAGCAGAGCGTATTGAACAAGGTGATGAAGAAGCACGTAAACGTCTTGCTGAAGCAAACTTACGTTTAGTCGTTTCGATTGCAAAACGTTATGTTGGGCGAGGAATGTTGTTCCTTGATTTAATTCAAGAAGGTAATATGGGTCTCATCAAAGCGGTTGAGAAATTCGATTACCGAAAAGGCTTTAAGTTTTCTACTTATGCAACATGGTGGATTCGTCAAGCGATTACTCGTGCAATTGCAGACCAAGCTCGTACAATTCGAATTCCAGTTCATATGGTAGAAACAATTAATAAATTAATCCGTGTGCAACGTCAATTACTACAAGATTTAGGCCGCGAACCAACTCCTGAAGAGATTGGTGAAGAAATGGACTTAACTCCTGAAAAAGTTCGAGAAATCCTAAAAATTGCTCAAGAACCAGTTTCATTAGAAACACCTATTGGTGAGGAAGATGACTCCCATTTAGGAGATTTCATTGAAGACCATGAAGCACAATCTCCATCTGACCATGCTGCATACGAATTGCTAAAGGAGCAACTTGAAGATGTGCTGGATACTTTAACTGATCGTGAGGAAAATGTATTGCGTCTTCGCTTTGGGTTAGACGATGGTAGAACTCGCACTCTTGAAGAAGTGGGTAAAGTATTTGGTGTAACACGTGAGCGTATTCGTCAAATCGAAGCAAAGGCTCTAAGAAAGTTAAGACATCCTTCAAGAAGTAAACGCTTAAAAGACTTTTTAGAATAA
- the dnaG gene encoding DNA primase, whose product MTGMIPEDVIEQIRSQSDIVDVISEYVQLTKRGRNWFGLCPFHGENTPSFSVSQEKQIFRCFGCGAGGNSITFIMDIENIPFPDAVAKLGNRVGIQLEVQNSSMHNNASNYSVKEENMLKAHQFATEFYHHLLMNTEEGEEALNYLLKRGFTREDIETNGIGWSLSSWDTLSILLQREEFPLDEIAESGLIIKKENDHTYFDRFRERIMFPIRDEFGKVIAFSGRIIHQTSNEAKYLNSPESPIFHKSQVLYNLDKARSSIRKTGQVVLMEGFMDVLAANQAGIFNAVATMGTSLTPQHITKLKRLVEKITICYDGDNAGWEAARRAAEMLHVENLKVEIAALPEKLDPDEYVRKYGPDSFKQILDKPHAYIAFIMMHARRNKNFQFENDVLQYTQEVLEHLVGKSPIERDLYIKQLASETNISEDAIYAQFRKFEADNAKTVKRNIQKSAQTVDTGIRQNKPLTATERAERLLLAHMLNRADVVDRIINSDDSQPFVRDEYKAVFVRLIGFYEEHSSADYQRFLEILEDGSLRKIVMEAALTERDPEHAEEEIVDCLKHLKKHRIKTEINKLIHDSQEAEKMHEHKRAIEMAQQIIQLRKSLSAI is encoded by the coding sequence ATGACTGGGATGATACCTGAGGACGTAATTGAACAAATCCGTTCACAGTCAGATATTGTTGATGTAATTAGCGAATATGTCCAGTTAACAAAACGAGGACGTAACTGGTTTGGATTATGCCCATTTCATGGTGAAAATACACCTTCTTTTTCAGTCTCACAAGAAAAACAAATTTTTCGTTGTTTTGGGTGTGGTGCAGGTGGAAATTCAATTACTTTCATCATGGATATTGAAAATATTCCGTTTCCAGATGCAGTTGCCAAGTTAGGTAACAGAGTTGGGATACAACTGGAAGTCCAAAACTCCAGTATGCATAACAATGCAAGTAATTATTCAGTAAAAGAAGAAAATATGCTAAAAGCACATCAATTTGCTACTGAATTTTATCATCATTTGTTAATGAATACAGAAGAAGGGGAAGAAGCTCTAAATTATCTTCTTAAAAGAGGATTTACGAGGGAAGATATCGAAACGAATGGTATAGGATGGTCATTATCATCTTGGGATACGCTTTCGATTTTGCTTCAAAGAGAAGAATTTCCATTAGATGAAATTGCTGAAAGTGGGCTTATCATCAAAAAAGAAAATGATCATACCTATTTTGATCGTTTTCGTGAACGTATAATGTTTCCGATTCGGGATGAATTTGGTAAGGTAATTGCATTTTCAGGCCGTATCATTCATCAAACAAGTAATGAAGCAAAATATTTAAATAGTCCAGAGTCTCCCATTTTTCATAAAAGTCAAGTCTTGTACAACTTAGATAAAGCAAGAAGTTCAATTAGAAAAACTGGACAAGTTGTGTTAATGGAAGGATTTATGGACGTTTTAGCAGCTAATCAAGCTGGTATATTTAACGCCGTCGCTACGATGGGGACTTCCTTAACACCACAGCATATCACAAAGCTTAAGCGCTTAGTTGAAAAAATTACAATTTGTTATGATGGTGATAATGCAGGGTGGGAAGCTGCAAGACGTGCTGCTGAAATGTTACATGTTGAAAACTTAAAAGTAGAAATTGCAGCATTACCAGAAAAGCTCGATCCTGATGAATATGTTCGAAAATATGGTCCCGATTCATTTAAACAAATTCTGGACAAGCCTCATGCGTATATTGCTTTCATTATGATGCATGCAAGACGCAATAAAAATTTTCAATTTGAGAATGATGTTTTGCAATATACCCAAGAAGTTTTAGAACATCTGGTTGGTAAGTCGCCAATTGAAAGGGACTTATATATAAAACAATTAGCAAGTGAAACAAATATTTCTGAAGATGCAATATATGCACAATTTCGTAAATTTGAGGCAGATAATGCAAAAACGGTTAAACGTAACATTCAGAAAAGTGCACAAACTGTAGATACAGGTATTCGTCAAAATAAACCGTTAACAGCAACAGAAAGGGCAGAAAGATTGCTCCTTGCGCATATGCTGAATAGAGCTGATGTCGTTGATCGAATCATTAATAGTGATGATTCACAACCATTTGTTCGTGATGAATATAAAGCTGTTTTTGTCCGTTTAATTGGATTTTACGAAGAACATTCTTCAGCAGATTACCAAAGATTTTTAGAAATTTTAGAAGATGGTAGTTTGAGGAAAATTGTTATGGAAGCTGCACTGACCGAACGTGACCCTGAGCATGCTGAGGAAGAGATTGTAGATTGTCTTAAACATTTAAAAAAACATCGCATTAAAACTGAAATCAACAAACTAATACATGATTCTCAAGAAGCTGAGAAAATGCATGAACATAAACGTGCGATTGAAATGGCGCAACAAATTATTCAGTTGAGAAAATCATTATCGGCAATTTAA